AACAAAGGGGTGCAGTTTCTGTATAACCATGAAGTGGTTAGATTGCTTTATACCGATGGTAAAATTACTTCAGCTGAAGTGATTGACGATCAAGGCAATTACCAACACATCAAGGCCGATTTGTTTGTGGTGTCCATGGGGGCTTATAGCCCATTATTGCTTGAGCCACTAGGTGTGACGTGTCAGGTTTATCCAGCAAAGGGATATTCAGCTACCTTTACGATTCTTGACTCAGAGGCAACACCTAAAGCAAATTTGACGGATATGGCAAGTCGCTTAGTGTATTCGCGTATGGGGCAATCAGTTACGGGTAGCTGGACTTGCTGAGCTCAGTGGTTATAACAAGGCATTAAGTACAAAACGTTGCAATATGATGGTTAAACAAACCAAAGTTTTGTTTCCAAACGGGCTTGATTTTGATAATGTGCAGTTTTGGTCTGGACTACGTCCAGCGACACCATCCAATACTCCTTTAATTGGACGGACGCATATCAAAAATCTTTATTTGAACACCGGGCATGGCACTTTAGGGTGGACAATGGCAGCGGGTTCAGGGCGTGCTTTGGCTGATTTGATCGCAAATCGTCAACCCGAGCCAGAATTTCCTTTTTTGCATTGAAGGGCATATGAATACTCATTCTTTATTTACACCTAAGCGTCTAGGTTGTGCATTGTTCACGGCTTTTGCTGGGTTAGCTTTTTCCTCTACAGCCTGGTCAGCCACAGACATTCAGGTTTGGTATAGCTTGAATGATCAGAATAAAAAAATCTTTGAGCAACTGGTTAAAGATTTTAATAAACAAAGTAAAGATGCACAGGTCAAAACCAAAGCATTCGATACCGAAGCCGATTTGGATGCGGCCCTAAGTCTAACGGCCGATAAAGAACGTCCGCAGTTAGTGCAATTGCCAGAGGTATCTGGATTAGATGATGTTTCAACACGCTCTTATATTTGGCCATTGCATCAGGCTTTAGCTAAAAACCCAGTTAAAAATGCACGTTGGTTCCTGCCTGCGGAAAACAACTTTATGCACGACGCCAGAGGCAACCTATTGGCGCTGCCTATGATGGCAGAAATTCCGGTTATGTATTACAACGTAGATGCATTTAAAAAAGCAGGGTTAACGCCACAGCAGCCATCTAGAGCCTGGTTAGAGCTTCAAGAGCAGTTAGTGACTTTGGCTAATAATGGTTCACGTCGTTGTCCGTTGACATCAGATCAACCCGTGTCAATTAACTTAGAAAACTTAGCTGCCGTTAATAAGCAGTTTTATGCTGGCGCTGACAATAGAGCCAAAGCCGGTTTTAACTTTGACACGATGTATATTCGCCACCTTTCAACGATGATTAGTTGGGTGCGAAGTGAAATCATGGTTCATCCCTCTGAGGGGCCACAGTCACCGAAGCGCTTTGAGAGTGGTGAGTGCGCGGTGTTTTTGTCTAACTCCGGTAATCTAGGAGAATTTGCTGCACAACGAAAATTAGATTTTTCAGTCAGCGGTATTCCGTATTACCCACAAGTAACCGCCACACCAGGTAATCCGTTTGTCACTGGCTCTGGCCTGTGGTTAACCAAAGGACACAGTGCTGAGCATGACAAGGCCAGTACGGATTTTATTGGTTGGTTAGCGCAGACAGCTAATGCCGCTAAATGGTACCAGGACACCGGGTTTTTACCTCTGACGCACGAGGCTTTTAATGCAACAGATGCGAGCTACTACAGCAAATTAGGCGAGTGGAGAAACTTGGTTGCTGCTTATGGGCAAAAACCAGAAAACACCACGCGTGGTTTTAGAGTACATAACTACCATCAGATTCGAGCTATTTTTAATACCACTCTTGAAAATGCTTTAGATGGCAAACAGTCCGCCATGACCGCTTTACAAACAGCGGCCACCGAGGCGAATAAACTGATTAAGCAGAAATAAGATAAAAAAATCCTACGTATAAATACAATCTAGGCATAGCTTTAGTTTGTCTTCAAGATAGCACTCATGATCTGAGTGCTATTTTTTTGGAGGCGAACATGATCAAGACAATACTAGGGGTAGCGCTATTAACCACAACTTTAACCGCGTGTGAACATACCCACTCGTGGGCGCAGACCTTTTCTTTTATGCAGCCCATAAAAAAAGAGGCATCGCAGTATGATTTTAATTGGCGCCTGTCCGGGGATCGAGAGGTAGCTCCTCTACAAGTCTTTAGTGCCAACAATCAATTGTGGTTACAGTTTGCTGTAGAGCAAAATATCCCAGCTATTTTTGCCTTAGAAAATGGGCGTCATATTCCCCTCAGTTATAAACGCTCTGATCCTTATATTATTGTTTCAGGGGCATGGCAGCATTTATTGTTTAGGGGCGCAGCGTTACAGGCGCAAGCTCATTATAGTCCTCCTGCTTTAAGCTCCGCCTTACAGTCGCCAATCACTGAGCAGTCCGATGCGGTTGCCTCTGTCTCAGTGGTAGATGCCACGCCGCCGCCATCTTCCTTGAAAGCAGATGGTGTAGATGACGTAACTCTCACAGATACAGGGTCTCTTCCTACACACTCTCAGCCAGTGACCGCATTTGCTGTGGCAGAAATTCCTTTTAGTGTGGCTCCTAATGATGGCACGATACGTCAGGCATTAAAGCGTTGGGCACAACGAGATGGCTGGGTCTTTTTGGATCAACACTGGGAGGTCGAAGTCGATTTTCCAATTGTTTCGTCTGCCCTATTTAGTGCTGAGTTTAATGACGCCGTTACGCAGCTTATGCGTAGCACGGCATTGGGTAGTCGACCGCTACAGGCGTGCTTATATAGCAATAAAGTCATGCGAGTTATCCCCCTAGCACAGCAATGCGATCCTACCGCCGTGCTGTCGCATACGTCTTAGGTAGGGGCACACTATGAGCTATCGACTATTTCTTGGGCTTAGCTGCTTGATGAGCCTGAGTGCATGTCAGTTAACTGAACAATTACGACACGTACAGCTTGAGCAGCAAACTCAGAAAGAGAAAACGGCGGCAATGCAGCAGCGACTGATAGCCCAAACACAACAGTCAACCCGTATACCTTTACAGCAAATAGAGCAACCGTGGGTAATGGGGGCGGCACAACCTTTAGCCCGAGAACTACGTTTGCCCCCCGCGTTACAGGCCAATGTAGCAACCACACTCTTGTTTCAAGGGCAGGGGCTGTTGCTTGATCAGATCGCAGAGCGTATTACCTTAGCGACTCAGATTCCTGTACGAGTTCAGCCAGAGGCTTTATTAGCGGCAGAGGCATTCTTAGACTCAGCAACTCAGAGTACAGCGTTAAACCAAAAACGATTAAAACTGGTTGGTCCTGCTGAACCTTTAGCTCATAGCTTAGATAAAATCAGTGCTTTTTTTGATGTGTATTGGCGCTTTGAGGGGGATTTTGTTGAGTTTTATAAAACGGAGACACGATCTTTTCAGGTGCGAGCCTTATCGCTGGCGGCATCAAGCCATGCCAGTGTAGGCAGCGCTGCATCTGATGATCAAAGTGGTTTTCGTAGTCAGTCAGGAACACAGTTACAGCAATACCAAAGTGATGAGTTAGGCCAGCTAAAAGAGCGTTTAGCTCTCTTTATGACTCCTGCTGGCCGAGTCGTTGCACATTCTAGTGGGTCGAATGTCATCGTGGTCAGTGACACACCCTATGCATTAGACAAAATTGAGCAGTTCATTAAACAAGAGAATCAAGTCTTAACTCGTAGAGTGCGCTTGGTATTTGAAGAA
This Paenalcaligenes faecalis DNA region includes the following protein-coding sequences:
- a CDS encoding extracellular solute-binding protein, whose protein sequence is MNTHSLFTPKRLGCALFTAFAGLAFSSTAWSATDIQVWYSLNDQNKKIFEQLVKDFNKQSKDAQVKTKAFDTEADLDAALSLTADKERPQLVQLPEVSGLDDVSTRSYIWPLHQALAKNPVKNARWFLPAENNFMHDARGNLLALPMMAEIPVMYYNVDAFKKAGLTPQQPSRAWLELQEQLVTLANNGSRRCPLTSDQPVSINLENLAAVNKQFYAGADNRAKAGFNFDTMYIRHLSTMISWVRSEIMVHPSEGPQSPKRFESGECAVFLSNSGNLGEFAAQRKLDFSVSGIPYYPQVTATPGNPFVTGSGLWLTKGHSAEHDKASTDFIGWLAQTANAAKWYQDTGFLPLTHEAFNATDASYYSKLGEWRNLVAAYGQKPENTTRGFRVHNYHQIRAIFNTTLENALDGKQSAMTALQTAATEANKLIKQK
- a CDS encoding TcpQ domain-containing protein, with the protein product MIKTILGVALLTTTLTACEHTHSWAQTFSFMQPIKKEASQYDFNWRLSGDREVAPLQVFSANNQLWLQFAVEQNIPAIFALENGRHIPLSYKRSDPYIIVSGAWQHLLFRGAALQAQAHYSPPALSSALQSPITEQSDAVASVSVVDATPPPSSLKADGVDDVTLTDTGSLPTHSQPVTAFAVAEIPFSVAPNDGTIRQALKRWAQRDGWVFLDQHWEVEVDFPIVSSALFSAEFNDAVTQLMRSTALGSRPLQACLYSNKVMRVIPLAQQCDPTAVLSHTS
- a CDS encoding type II secretion system protein GspD — its product is MSYRLFLGLSCLMSLSACQLTEQLRHVQLEQQTQKEKTAAMQQRLIAQTQQSTRIPLQQIEQPWVMGAAQPLARELRLPPALQANVATTLLFQGQGLLLDQIAERITLATQIPVRVQPEALLAAEAFLDSATQSTALNQKRLKLVGPAEPLAHSLDKISAFFDVYWRFEGDFVEFYKTETRSFQVRALSLAASSHASVGSAASDDQSGFRSQSGTQLQQYQSDELGQLKERLALFMTPAGRVVAHSSGSNVIVVSDTPYALDKIEQFIKQENQVLTRRVRLVFEEITISARSQAELNLDWNVIFNSARLAASMSIGGVGTAAMQQVGAAIKQGPFSQTEAFVKAIDEVANVVRRHSMPVLSLNRRPVTHALRTTFSYVDKVETTPYTSGTGITTNAVSLSQKEETVGSVLTLVPDIQEDGQVLLSVAYDNTIAQPLKTMAVGAADQGMQVQQVTIEGSGTVQQVLLRPGQPLVISGFDRIEQETTERRLNPGIPLFFGGGNRVQQQHLRTLIIITAQVEEGL